From the Carya illinoinensis cultivar Pawnee chromosome 4, C.illinoinensisPawnee_v1, whole genome shotgun sequence genome, one window contains:
- the LOC122308306 gene encoding inactive protein kinase SELMODRAFT_444075-like: MEVKGGKEKVSSNVSGKVVVVAVKASKEIPKTALVWALTHVVQPGDCIKLLVVIPANSSSKRMWGFQRFTSDCTNGHRWSLAGTSSDQKDDIANACSQMVLELHDVYDTEKIKIRIKIVCGSTGGVVAAEAKSAGSNWVILDKQLKNEKKHCMEELQCNLVVMKRSQPKILRINLVNSQKVSLTSSSSRLGTSPEHLKSKFEQLSMTRGPTVTPASSPDHESPLTTTDVGTSSISSSDPGKSPFVLSGIVGTLEKELQFTARENENLDECDSDTDSHRLSSCSTSSYFQPWMANILSSGGEYSNHMVEGSKRHNKKVLTSTYRALLEKLSKLDEDPCIGMLNYRLDLDLSRSVREAISLSRNPPLSPPPLCSICQHKAPLFGNPPRWFTFAELEFATGGFSQENFLAEGGFGSVHQGVLPDSRVVAVKQYKLASSQGDLEFCSEVEVLSCAQHRNVVMLIGFCVEDGKRLLVYEYICNGSLDSHLYGRKLNPLEWSARQKIAIGAARGLRYLHEECRVGCIVHRDMRPNNILLTHDFEPLVGDFGLARWQPDGDMGVDTRVIGTFWYLAPEYAQSGQITEKADVYSFGVVLLELVTGRKAMDINRPKGQQLLTEWARLVLEKQVVHELVDPCLRSYYSGHEVHRMLQCASLCIQRDPYSRPRMSQVLRMLEG; encoded by the exons GTAAAAGGATGTGGGGCTTTCAAAGATTTACCAGTGATTGCACCAATGGTCACAGGTGGTCTCTTGCAGGAACCAGTTCAGATCAGAAGGATGATATTGCAAATGCTTGCTCTCAAATGGTGCTTGAGCTCCATGATGTTTATGATACGGAGAAG ATAAAGATAAGGATAAAGATTGTTTGTGGCTCGACAGGTGGAGTAGTGGCTGCTGAAGCCAAGAGTGCTGGATCAAACTGGGTTATATTGGATAA ACagttgaaaaatgaaaagaaacatTGCATGGAAGAGTTGCAATGTAATCTTGTGGTTATGAAGCGATCTCAACCAAAGATTCTTCGTATAAATTTGGTAAATTCACAAAAGGTGAGTttaacatcatcatcatctaggTTAGGAACATCTCCAGAACATCTGAAAAGCAAGTTTGAACAGCTGAGTATGACTAGAGGGCCAACTGTGACTCCAGCAAGTAGTCCAGACCATGAGTCACCATTGACTACAACTGATGTTGGAACATCATCAATATCTAGCTCGGATCCAGGGAAATCACCATTTGTCCTTTCCGGAATTGTTGGGACACTTGAGAAAGAGCTCCAATTTACTGCTAGAGAAAATGAAAACCTGGATGAATGTGACTCTGACACAGATAGTCACAGACTGAGTTCTTGTTCAACAAGTTCATATTTCCAGCCGTGGATGGCAAACATTCTCAGTTCTGGTGGTGAATATTCAAACCATATGGTGGAAGGTTCAAAAAGACACAACAAGAAGGTTCTGACTTCCACATACAGAGCCTTGTTGGAGAAATTGTCTAAATTAGATGAAGATCCTTGTATTGGAATGCTGAATTATAGGCTTGATTTGGACTTAAGCAGAAGTGTAAGAGAAGCAATTTCATTATCCAGAAACCCACCCCTCAGCCCTCCTCCATTGTGTTCCATTTGTCAGCACAAGGCACCTTTATTTGGGAACCCTCCAAGATGGTTCACATTTGCTGAGTTGGAATTTGCTACAGGTGGATTTTCACAGGAAAATTTCTTGGCAGAAGGTGGATTTGGCTCTGTACACCAAGGTGTTTTACCAGATAGTCGTGTTGTTGCTGTCAAGCAATACAAATTGGCTAGTTCCCAAGGTGATCTAGAATTTTGCTCAGAAGTTGAAGTCTTAAGCTGTGCACAGCATCGTAATGTTGTGATGCTTATTGGTTTTTGTGTGGAGGATGGAAAAAGGTTGCTGGTATATGAATACATTTGCAATGGGTCTTTGGATTCTCATCTATATG GAAGAAAACTAAATCCACTAGAATGGTCTGCACGACAAAAAATTGCAATTGGTGCTGCTCGTGGATTGAGATACCTTCATGAAGAATGTAGAGTTGGTTGTATTGTCCACCGCGATATGCGGCCTAACAACATTCTGCTCACCCATGATTTTGAACCATTG GTGGGAGATTTTGGACTGGCTAGGTGGCAGCCAGATGGAGACATGGGGGTGGACACAAGAGTAATTGGAACATTTTG GTACTTGGCTCCAGAATATGCTCAAAGTGGCCAAATCACTGAAAAAGCTGATGTGTATTCCTTTGGGGTAGTACTACTGGAACTTGTTACAGGGAGGAAAGCTATGGACATAAACCGGCCCAAAGGCCAGCAGTTACTTACTGAATGG GCAAGATTAGTGCTGGAAAAACAAGTTGTTCATGAGCTTGTAGACCCTTGCTTAAGAAGCTACTACTCAGGGCACGAGGTTCATCGCATGCTGCAATGTGCCTCCTTGTGCATCCAGCGGGACCCTTATTCAAGGCCTCGCATGTCTCAG GTGCTTCGGATGTTAGAGGGGTGA